A segment of the Candidatus Neomarinimicrobiota bacterium genome:
CATCGTCCAATTCCAGGCCAGCGATAATTTCAAAATCACGCTCCCCAATAATTCCCGTTACCACTTCTCTTTGAATGACTTTCTTGCCCTTACCGTTCTCACTCTCCACCACTACAAAAACAACTTCTACAGGCTCAAGATCTTCATCTGGCATATTCATGCTGCTGTCAGCTCTTGAAAGTTCTTTATCCTGTTTTTCTCTGAGTTGCTTGGGTTTGCGCATGGTGATGCTCTGTATGGGGACAAAGAGCACATCATTTTTCACATCCGAACGAATATCAACTGCTGCTGACATACCTGGCCGGATTTCTTTGGGGGGATCTAAAAGACGAATCTGTACTTTGAAATTGGTAACCTGATCAAGACTTCCGCCCCCCGTATTCTGTGCGCTGTGGGCAATTTCTGTGACGATTCCCTGAAACATGGTGTCCTGCAGGGCGTCAATTTCAATTTCAGTCGTATCACCAAGTGAGACGTCAACCACATCATTTTCGTTCACATCCACAAGAACTTCCATTTCATTCAGATCAGCAATAATCATGATGATATCACGACTAAAGGCAGAGCCCAAAGCCATTTCACCCACCTCTTTGTTTACCAGGGTAACCGTGCCCGACATGGGCGCAAACATCATGGTCTTATTGTAGTTGTCTTGCGACTGAGCCAGAGACGCCTCAGCTTGCTTCTTGGCTGACAAGCTCTGCTGATAACGAACCAGGGCGCCCTGATAAATAAGTTCACTCACCAATTTCTTTTGAAACAGTTCGTATTGCTGATTCTTTTCTAATTCTGCGAGAGATAGTGAGGCTTCCGAGGATGCCAGAACCTGTTCGGCGCGATCTACATCTGCTTTATAGCGGGTGGCATCGAGTTGGGCCAGGAACTGACCCTTTTCAACCCAATCACCCTCTTTGACTGCCATGCGAATCACGCGACCTGCTACATCGGCGCTGACATCTACTTCTACAACAGGTTGAATTCTTCCCGAAGCAGCAACCTTGTGAACGACCTGCCCCCGCTCCACTTTTGCGGACTGAACCTCTTTATTGTTGCCTTGATCCTTCTTCACAGCAAAAAAGCCACCGACCCCGATTACAATAACTACGAGGACAATAATTATGATTTTCTTTTTAGACATAACTACCCCTTAGCGCTTTCCCATGAGCTGAAGTAAACCAGCTTCAGCGACCTTTAAATTATGCTGGGTGCGGATTAAATTTGATTTTGCATCCTCATAACTTGCGGTGATTCTCAATACATCCAGGATGGAAAGCGACCCGATTTTGTATTGTTCCTGTGCCAGTAGAAGATCCTGCTCAGATGCAGTTAGAATGAGTTGAGAGATGGTCACCGACTCATTCAAGGCATCCATCTGCTCCAGGGTTTGTGTGAGCTCTTTGCGGAGATTTCTCTCAGAAAGATCATAGTTTTCCATGGCTAGTTTGGCGTTAATCTTCCCTTGTTCAACCCCCCGACTTGTTCGTGTACCGTTGAAGAGATTCCAATTGAGGGAAAGCCCGACAGACTTAGAGGAGGTACTCTCTCCAAAAACATCACCAAATGAAGTAGCGCCATTGTTTCCGTATGCTGCCGACATCCCTAAGGAGGGCATATACCCGGATCTGGCAATTTTTACATTGTAAGCCATAATCTCTTTGTTCTGTTCCAATAGTTTCAAGGAATGATTGGAGGCAAGCACTTCATCCATGATTTGATCGACTCCCGGGACTACAACTGCCTCCCACACAGGTTCTGCCAGAGTGAGGGGATCATTTGCTTCGCGGCCCAGGATGATATTGAGATTTCGAGATCGTGATTGGAGATCAACTTCTCCATTTACAATCTGAAGCCGGGCACGTTCAATATTTACCCGAGTTCTCAGGGTGTCATTCTGTGATGCGGCACCCAATTTGAATCTTTCAAGAGTCAACTGATGCTGATATTCACTGGTGGTGAGATTCTCACGGTACACATCCAGCAATTGTTGGGTTGAAAGGTAGTTATAATAGGCTGCTTTGATTTGGTAAACGGTGTTGACCTCATAGCTGTCATACTGAATTGAAGCTGCATCCTGGGCAACTTTGGCCGATTTGAGTGTGTTCCACCAGGCACCCCCATCCCAGATATTTTGCGAGAGGGAGAGTGAGGAGGAATAGCCATCATTCCAACCAAGTCCTGCCAGGTCTGTACTGCCGCCTGAAACTGAAAAATTAACCACGGGTAAAACCATACTGATATTGCTTTTGGCTTGTGAGACACTTCGATCCGTTTCAAAGCGGTTTATTCTTAGAGATTGATTGTTTTCTACGCCGATGCGGATGCAATCATCCAGAGTAATGGGCGAGTTTGATTGACTATAGCCAGCTAGACTGACCAGAAGGATGAGTAAAGACCCGATTGTGTTTGAGCGCATGGAATTTCCTATCATATATTTTATTGATTTGTATGTTATTGAAATGGGTTCTTAGCCCATAGCCACTGAATTGGCTTTCATGAGGGCTGCTCCAATTGAGACGAGGATGAGCCAGGGAAATCCAACAGCCATCATGCCAGTAGCTGTCGGTTTGTTATAGAGTTTGGCGAACCCAAATCCCATTACCACCATACCCCAGACTCTAAATATGTCGAGTTGATTTAGAAAATGTTTGAGGAAGGTGTCAATCTCATCAAACATAAGCCCAGGACTTAATGTGAGACTTGAAGATTCCTTCATGATGATGAGGGGAGTTTTGATCATGAGTTCCAGGGTTCCAACACCGGGAATCATGTTCATAAAGAATCCATTGCCGCTGATGAGATATGTTAGCATCACCATGGTAAACATCTGGAAGAATTTGATTTTCCCGCCCATACCAAAATTGCCAACCAGAAGCAAAATTGCTGCAAAGAAGGCCGCCATGACAAAAATCATAGCTGGAATGAATACATAGCCCCACATGTTGCGAAAAGCCAGGGGGTTGTCTCGTGAGTCCTGGATTTTATCGAGACCTCCATACATTTTATCAAGGATTGCGGTCCTTCTTTCTTCAGGTAGATCGGCGTTATTTTCAATTGAGTTTATGGCCTGATTGATTCGAGATTCGCCCTCATCGAGGCTGATATCTCGATAAAATAAAGGCAAAACGATTATTCCAGCCGTCACAATAAGCAGTGGGTAAAGCCAATCCTTGTAGGAAACCCCGTCAGAGAATCCCTCAAAAGCCTGG
Coding sequences within it:
- a CDS encoding efflux RND transporter periplasmic adaptor subunit — translated: MSKKKIIIIVLVVIVIGVGGFFAVKKDQGNNKEVQSAKVERGQVVHKVAASGRIQPVVEVDVSADVAGRVIRMAVKEGDWVEKGQFLAQLDATRYKADVDRAEQVLASSEASLSLAELEKNQQYELFQKKLVSELIYQGALVRYQQSLSAKKQAEASLAQSQDNYNKTMMFAPMSGTVTLVNKEVGEMALGSAFSRDIIMIIADLNEMEVLVDVNENDVVDVSLGDTTEIEIDALQDTMFQGIVTEIAHSAQNTGGGSLDQVTNFKVQIRLLDPPKEIRPGMSAAVDIRSDVKNDVLFVPIQSITMRKPKQLREKQDKELSRADSSMNMPDEDLEPVEVVFVVVESENGKGKKVIQREVVTGIIGERDFEIIAGLELDDEIVTGPYKEISRGLNDGDMVKITKRKKFNADDMKN
- a CDS encoding TolC family protein; this encodes MRSNTIGSLLILLVSLAGYSQSNSPITLDDCIRIGVENNQSLRINRFETDRSVSQAKSNISMVLPVVNFSVSGGSTDLAGLGWNDGYSSSLSLSQNIWDGGAWWNTLKSAKVAQDAASIQYDSYEVNTVYQIKAAYYNYLSTQQLLDVYRENLTTSEYQHQLTLERFKLGAASQNDTLRTRVNIERARLQIVNGEVDLQSRSRNLNIILGREANDPLTLAEPVWEAVVVPGVDQIMDEVLASNHSLKLLEQNKEIMAYNVKIARSGYMPSLGMSAAYGNNGATSFGDVFGESTSSKSVGLSLNWNLFNGTRTSRGVEQGKINAKLAMENYDLSERNLRKELTQTLEQMDALNESVTISQLILTASEQDLLLAQEQYKIGSLSILDVLRITASYEDAKSNLIRTQHNLKVAEAGLLQLMGKR
- a CDS encoding YIP1 family protein, with product MENISFIQRIVNLFFTPSQAFEGFSDGVSYKDWLYPLLIVTAGIIVLPLFYRDISLDEGESRINQAINSIENNADLPEERRTAILDKMYGGLDKIQDSRDNPLAFRNMWGYVFIPAMIFVMAAFFAAILLLVGNFGMGGKIKFFQMFTMVMLTYLISGNGFFMNMIPGVGTLELMIKTPLIIMKESSSLTLSPGLMFDEIDTFLKHFLNQLDIFRVWGMVVMGFGFAKLYNKPTATGMMAVGFPWLILVSIGAALMKANSVAMG